A region from the Hydra vulgaris chromosome 08, alternate assembly HydraT2T_AEP genome encodes:
- the LOC100203003 gene encoding cobalamin trafficking protein CblD, protein MASRIMTTRFYAPNMQNIVCMLSVNRGMASVNPPSKQKNDALISAVTSPLSYDPNFPLPGHVGVDLNSLVSCNKAVEKVKYQTLSSVLLNLNNEAQRKHDLLTQFASKREETQESCLTDVLVNCPDKVECKIQTCPQNLSKDFKKLFSSQENNHDLTVITITQHTVNDMAAWSEEVDKERETLICMFIENAKMICEKIMASGYWADFIDPFSGRAFYSEYTNDTLFETDDRFNQLGFNVEDLGCCKVLFHNKWKSNVFVGVIFTDAPAQCHMFNN, encoded by the coding sequence atggcTTCAAGAATTATGACTACCAGGTTTTATGCCCCTAATATGCAAAATATTGTTTGTATGTTGAGTGTTAATCGAGGGATGGCTTCAGTAAATCCaccaagtaaacaaaaaaatgatgctTTAATTTCTGCTGTAACTTCACCTTTATCATATGATCCAAACTTTCCTTTGCCTGGTCATGTAGGTGTTGACTTAAACAGCCTAGTTAGCTGCAACAAAGCagttgaaaaagttaaatatcaAACCTTATCTTCTGTATTGCTTAACTTGAATAATGAAGCTCAAAGAAAGCACGATTTGTTGACACAGTTCGCTTCAAAACGAGAAGAAACGCAAGAAAGTTGTTTGACAGATGTCTTGGTTAATTGTCCAGATAAAGTTGAATGCAAAATCCAAACTTGTCCTCAAAACTtgtcaaaagattttaagaagCTATTTTCTTCCCAAGAAAATAATCATGATTTAACCGTTATCACAATTACACAACATACTGTCAATGATATGGCAGCATGGTCTGAAGAAGTAGATAAAGAAAGAGAAACCCTCATATGcatgtttattgaaaatgcaaagatgatttgtgaaaaaattatggCGAGCGGCTATTGGGCTGACTTTATTGATCCTTTTTCTGGTCGAGCATTTTATAGCGAATACACAAATGATACTTTATTTGAAACCGATGATCGATTTAATCAGTTAGGATTCAATGTTGAGGATTTGGGATGCTGCAAGGTTCTTTTTCACAATAAATGGAAGAGCAACGTGTTTGTTGGTGTAATATTTACTGATGCTCCAGCACAATGTCACATGTTCaacaactga